The following nucleotide sequence is from Salvelinus namaycush isolate Seneca chromosome 23, SaNama_1.0, whole genome shotgun sequence.
acagagagcgagagagccgggcagacagagagcgagagagccgggcagacagagagcgagagagccaggcagacagagagcgagagagccgggcagacagagagcgagagagccgggcagacagagagcgagagagccggGCAGACCCACCAGTGACCCAGGATTGAGGAGGGGCAGCAAAGTGGTTTAGAGGTGAGAGGGACAGAAAGGAAGGAACAAACAGAATCAGAAGAGGGCTTACGTTAGATTAGTACTGGTCATTGTGGATTAATAAAGTGAAAAGACACAGTTGAAATCCTAAAGATCCCTCACATATAGATCCCTCATGAAGCAAGAAACCACAAGCAGCAGCAAAGCCCAttgaaacagaaacacacacatccctTTAGATAAGCATATGAGATGTGTGTGCAGTAGTCAGTGAACTTGTTGAACTTAATGGTCACTTTGTCTCCATGCTCAACAGAAGTAGAGGTTATCTGGTGCCAGTAAGTCAACCGCGTCCGTCCTCAGTGCGTCAGGTCAACCGCGTCCGTCCTCAGTGCGTCAGGTCAACCGCGTCCGTCCTCAGTGCGTCAGGTCAACCGCGTCCGTCCTCAGTGCGTCAGGTCAACCGCGTCCGTCCTCAGTGCGTCAGGTCAACCGCGTCCGTCCTCAGTGCGTCAGGTCAACCGCGTCCGTCCTCAGTGCGTCAGGTCAACCGCGTCCGTCCTCAGTGCGTCAGGTCAACCGCGTCCGTCCTCAGTGCGGCAGGTCAAATCGCGTCCGTCCTCAGTGCGGCAGGTCAAATCGCGTCCGTCCTCAGTGCGGCAGGTCAACCGCGTCCGTCCTCAGTGCGTCAGGTCAACCGCGTCCGTCCTCAGTGCGTCAGGTCAAATTGCGTCCGTCCTCAGTGCGTCAGGTCAAATTGCGTCCGTCCTCAGTGCGTCAGGTCAACCGCGTCCGTCCTCAGCGCGTCAGGTCAACCGCGTCCGTCCTCAGCGCGTCAGGTCAACCGCGTCCGTCCTCAGCGCGTCAGGTCAACCGCGTCCGTCCTCAGCGCGTCAGGTCAACCGCGTCCGTCCTCAGCGCGTCAGGTCAAATCGCGTCCGTCCTCAGCGCGTCAGGTCAAATCGCGTCCGTCCTCAGCGCGTCAGGTCAACCGCGTCCGTCCTCAGCGCGTCAGGTCAACCGCGTCCGTCCTCAGCGCGTCAGGTCAACCGCGTCCGTCCTCAGTGCGTCAGGTCAACCGCGTCCGTCCTCAGTGCGTCAGGTCAACCGCGTCCGTCCTCAGTGCGTCAGGTCAACCGCGTCCGTCCTCAGTGCGTCAGGTCAACTGCTATGAAATAATCCAGCTAACTCCTTAGTTTGGTAAGTACAATAGAGGCATCATAACCATCCTTGCAGTGAAATAGCAGCCACTTACATGGGTGTCTAATCCATGAAGAAAATCGTTTAGCGCTTCTGGGTCACTGTGAAGAGAGGAACATCGGTCAGACAAACATTACTCACTGAGGTCACgtctacagtgcctttagaaagtattcataccaaaCAAACTCACTGAGGTCAAtaaccctaacccccaaccccaaccctaacccctaacccccaacccccaaccctaaccctaacccctaacccctaaccttcagaaagtattcataccaaaCATTACTCACTGAGGtcaataaccctaacccctaaccctaacccctaaccctaccccctaACCCCTAAGTATTCATACCAAACATTACTCACTGAGGTcaataaccctaacccctgaccctaacccctacccccaacccctaaccctaacccctaaccctaacccctaaccttcagaaagtattcataccaaaCATTACTCACTGAGGtcaataaccctaacccctaaccctaacccctaaccctaccccctaaccctaacccctaacccctaaccttcagaaagtattcataccaaaCATTACTCACTGAGGtcaataaccctaacccctaaccctaaacccctaacccccaacccctaaccctaaacccctaacccctaaccctaaccctaccccctaACCCAACCCCCAAACcctacaaccctaaccctaccccctaacccctaaccctaacccctaaccctaaccccctacccctaacctctaacccctaacctctaacccctaacctctaacccctaacctctaaaccctaacccctaacccctaaccctaacctctaacccctaaccctaacccctaacctctaacccccaaccccctaaccctacccctaaccctaaccccctaacccctaacccctaaccctaccccctaaccctacaaccctaaccctaccccctaacccccaaccctaacccctaaccctacccccaacccctaccccctaacctctaaaccctaacccccaacccctaaccctaaacccctaacccctaacccaaccccctaaccctaacccctaaccctaccccctaaccccctaaccctaacccctaccccctaaccctaccccctaaccctacccctaacctctaacccctaacctctaacccctgacctctaacccctaaaccctgacctctaacccctaacccctgacctctaacccctaacctctaacccctaaccctaacccccgaACCCTacccccaacccctaacccctaaccctaaccccctaaccctacccctaaccctaccccctccccctaaccctaaccctaccccctaaccctacccctaacccctaacctctaacccctaacctctaacccctaacccctaacctctaaaccctaacctctaacccctaacctctaacccctaacctctaacccctaacctctaacccctaacctctaacccctaaccccaaccctaacccctaaccccaacccttaaccccaacccttaacccctaacctctaaccctaacctctaacccctaacctctaacccctaaccctaacccctaacctctaaccctaacctctaaccctaacctctaaaccctgacctctaacccctgacctctaacccccgacccctaacccctaacccctaacctctaacctctaacctctaacctctaacccctaacccctaacccctaacctctaacccctaacctctaacccctaacctctaacccctaacctctaacccctaacctctaacccctaacccctaacccttcagaccacttgacttattacacattttgttgtgttacaagctGATTTAcataattatatatattattatatagtattatagtattcacacccccgagtcaatacatgtAGAATCATCTTTGATTACAGCTGGGGGTCGttctgggtacgtctctaagagcttACCACACCTGGACTGTACAATATTTACATTCACATttgacatttcagtcatttacCAGACGCTCTTAACCAGAGCAATTAGGGtgaaatgccttgctcaagggcacaatgacagatttttcacctagtctgctcaGGGATTCAACCAGCGACCTTTAgtttactggcctaacgctcttaaTCTGGGCGGCTAGACTACCTGCCTGTGGGGTACTTTAgtttactggcctaacgctcttaaTCTGGGcggctagactacctgccgcccagaTATTCCCATTACTATTTTCAAAAATCCTCAAACTCTGTcaaattagttgttgatcattgctagaaaaccatttttaagtcttgtcatagattttcaagtagatttaagtccaaactgtaactcggccattcactgtcttcttggtaggcaactccagtgtagacttggcctgtgttttaggttattgtcctgctgaaaggtgaattcatctcccagtgtctggtggaaagcagactgaaccaggttttcctctaggattttgcctgtgttttaggttattgtcctgctgaaaggtgaattcatctcccagtgtctggtggaaagcagactgaaccaggttttcctcgaggattttgcctgtgcttagctctattccgtttctttttacaATCATAacgataacatgatgcagtcaccaccatgcttgacaataTGGTAGTcacattttgtattcaggacatgaagtgaatttctttgccacatattttgcagtattgctttagtgccttgttgtaaacaggatgcatgttttggaatatttgtattctgtacaggcttccttctcttCACTGTGTCAATTaaattagtattgtggagtaactacaatgttgttgatccatcctcagtttcctATCACAGTCGTTCAACTCTGACTCCgtaaccattggcctcatggttaaATCCCTGACTGGTTTCCTTACTCTCACctttgcagtgactgggtgtattgatacaccatccaaagtgtaattaataacttcaccatgctcacagggatattcaatatctgctattttttaggtgcccttctttgtgaggtgttggaaaacctccctggtctttgtggttgaatctgtgtttgaaattcactgctcgactgagggaccttacagataatggtATGTGTTGGATACAGAgacgaggtagtcattcagacatcatgttaaacactgttatttcacacagagtgagtccatgcaacttattatgtgacttgttaagcacatttttactcctgaactgatTTAGGGTTGccgtaacaaaggggttgaatactaatTGACTcgacattttttattaatttgtaaaaaataaaaacaattccactttgacaagatggggtactgtgtgtagtccaatgacacaacatctcaatgtaatccattatAACATTTAGGGTCTaacaaccaaatgtggaaaaagtcaaggggtgtgaatactttctgaagtcattttatatatatattttttttttaactaggcaagtcagttaagaacaaattcttatttacaatgacggcctaccggggaacagtgggttaactgccttgttcagggacagaaggacagatttttaccttgtcagctcggggattcgatccaacaaCCTTTCGGTGTGAACCAATGTCTTGGCCAGATATACTAGATGGTGTGTAGTGTGGATATTAGAACATAATCAATACTTTGAAGAGGATAAACGTATAACAGCTTGGATATGAACTCACCAAATGACATCTAGCAGGCACCTGCCATCTTCATCGTCCATGTCAACTGAAAACACATTAACATCCCCAACAATATTTAGTTCATTACATCAATCATTATATTCACCACCCGTATACATAGAGGTTCTTCAAACAATTTCCTTCAGAGTATCTATTCAGATAGTGGTAAACAGACTGATGACAGTACTGCCCGTCTATTGGGGGGAGACGGGGAAGTCACTGCAGTGTAACTCTGTATAAAGTGGTAGGCTATACATCATATCAAACAGTTTGTGTAATACTTTTGGCAAACAAACATAGTTTCAACAAGAGGTGTATATGGGACACAAAGATTCTATCAACTATAAACACACACTATCtaactatatatacacacactatctatatagctagctttaagcaccagctgtcagagcagctcacagatcactgcacctgtacatagcccatctgtacacagcccatctgtaaatagcccatctaatctatctcatccccatactgtatttatttatttatcttgctcctgcaccccagcatctctacttgcatattcatcttctgcacatcaatcactccagtatttaattggtcaattgtaattacttcgccaccatggactatttattgccttacctctcttatcctacctcatttgcacacactgtatatatactttttctactgtatgtttgtttattccaggtgtaactctgtgttgttgtatgtgtcgaactgctttgctttattcttggccaggtcacagttgtaaatgagaacttgttctcaactagcctacctggttaaataaaatggaaataaaaaataaaaataaataaaaatatctgtCTATATATATAACTATCaaccatacagttgaagtcggaagtttacatacacattagccaaatacgtttaaactttcacaatttctgacatttaatctgagtaaaaattccctgtcttaggtcagttaggatcaccactttattttaagaatgtgaaatgtcagaataatagtagagagaatgatttatttcagctttttaattctttcatcacattcctagtgggtcataagtttacatacactcaattagtatttggtagcattgcctttaaattgttttacttgggtcaaacgtttcgggtagccttccacaagcttcccacaataagttgggtgaatttgggcccattcctcctgacagagctggtgtaactgagtcaggtttgtaggcctccttgctcgcacacgctttttcagttccgcccacaaattttctataggattgaggtcagggctttgtgatggccattccaataccttgactttgttgtccttaagccattttgccacaactttggaagcatgcttggggtcattgtccatttggaagacccatttgcaaccaagctttaacttcctgactggtgtcttgagatgttgcttcaatatatccacatcattttcctatgtcatgatgccatctattttatgaagtgcaccagtcccttctgcagcaaagcacccccacaacatgatgctgccacccccgtgcttcacggttgggatggtgttcttcggcttgcaagcatccaccTTTTTcgtctaaacataacgatggtcattatggccaaacagttctatttgtgtttcatcagaagagaggacatttctccaaagagtacaatctttgtccccatgtgcggttgcaaaccgtagtctggctttctttttttccctctactattattctgacgtttcacattcttaaaataaagtggtgatcctaactgacctgagacagggaattttgacgaggattaaatgtcaggaattgtttaaaactaaggtgtatgtaaacttccaacttcaactgtacatacatgcatgcataaatacacacacacacaactatagACAATCTACATATACACTACtgatcaaaagtttggggtcacttagaactGTCCTTGTttgtgaaagaaaagcacattttttgtcccttaaaataacatcaaattcatcagaaatacagtttagacattgttaatgttgtaaatgactattgtagctggaaacggctgatttctttatggaatatctatataggcgaacagaggcccattatcagcaaccatcactcctgtgttccaatggcacgtgtggcagatgaatcagaattagttgggtaacatagataattacgattttttatttatataataTGCTTGTGAGAagttgcacttttccctcagctaggactcagtcacttggggcccagagaggggagaggtcaggcttgtctttcacatgtccctggtgctatgcagaatatcagaaagggaagaggacagaatggaacatggtcttcatatgtgaatgtgtctttacctattcttaaaccatgtgaagggatggcgtgattaatggggaaccaattacttgtctcaacaatgtctgtgcgcttatcctgggatagtgtatgacctagaggctcactcccctcagtgagcttgaccaggagtggggtcaagagggggtttacttgagatgggagtatctagagttgacaattgagttatgccttggatgaggtaatgtttttgtactatgaagtaccaggaacgagattagaacctcgttttagagaccaaactgagcgataatttatagctaatgctatctggctaaaggatactcctttctcaagtaaatgtccctttgtgaagagttcctaaaatctgtggttcgtcatgtaagttgagaggcgtatcttggctataaaagatctttgtatttTTCTGTAGTCACTCTCAAAATTCATTatagatagtgaattgttgaaagtcaaaggCTAAAGCTTAAAGCtcattaaagatgtagtttaagtataactctgactctgtgtgaagtttgtctctctctctcttcatttggtaatacagaaaaaTGCCACCACACGTTGTGttcgctaatccaagttgatcattttaaaaggctaattgatcattagaaaacctttttgcaattatgttagcattgaaaactgttgttctgattaaagaagcaataaaacttcccttctttagactagttgagtatctggagcgtcagcatttgtgggttcgattgcaggctcaaaatagccagaaacaaagaactttcttctggaactcatcagtctattcttgttctgagaaattaaggctattccatgcgagaaattgccaagaaacggaagatctcgtacaacactgtgtgctactcccttcacagaactccgcaaactggctctaaccaaaatataaagaggagtgggaggccccggtgcacaactgagcaagacaacaagtacattagagtgtctagtttgagaaacagacgcctcacaagtcctcaactggcagcttcattaaatagtaccagcaaaacaccagtctcaacgtcaacaatgaagaggcgactctgggatgctggccttctaggcagagttgcaaagaaaaagccatatctcagactgaccaataaaaagaaaagattaaaatgggcaaatgaacacagacactggacagaggaactctgcctagaaggccagcatcccggagtccccTCTTCactgacattgagactggtgttctagcagggcagaaatttgacgaagtgacttgttggaaaggtggcatcctatgacggtgccacggtgaaagtcactgagctcttcattaatgccattttactgccaatgtttgtctatggagattgcatgactgtgtgctcgattttatacacctgtcagcaacaggtgtggccgtaatagccaaatccactcatttgaaggggtgtccacatacttttgtatatatagtgtatcatgacagctgtgatggaaacatgAAGTTTCAAAACAATTTTATATGCTGACAGATCATTTGTTCCTTTGAAATGGTAGGATATGTTTGTGTCTAAAATTAATTATGCGTGAAATGGCGGCTATAACAACCACCATgtggaagtaaacttggagtcacttgatgacatggtgtgtgctcctcccactacgactcaggaaactatgcagtttattaggctacacatGAAATAAGGTATGATGaatttcacagggtggtgaaagtgcactgGAATCTCCGTTACAATAAATAGAGGGTCTTATTCTTGACtaacgtttaaaaaaaatctctctcttaTCCACAatctcatgtagactagccttttgagctctatggacattatccaacatgttactgggcccacccataactacagccatactctggacctggatattaccaaggggctttctactgggcccacccataaccacagccatactctggacctggttataaccaaggggctttctactgggcccacccataaccacagccatactcccaggtaagaagttttaggttgtagttattataggaattatagcactatttccctctataccatttgtatttcattaacctttgactattggatgttcttataggcactttagtattgccagtgtaacagtatagcttccgtccctctcctcgctcctccccgggctcgaaccaggaacacaacgacaacagccaccatcgaagcagcgttacccatgcagagcaagggaaacaaccactccaagtctcagagcgagtgatgtttgaaacgctattagcgcgcgctaactagctagccatttcacttcggttacaccagcctcatctcaggaggcttgaagtcataaacagcgcaatgcttgacgcacaacgaagagctgctggcaaaacgcacgaaagtgctgtttgaatgaatgtttacacgcctgcttctgcctaccaccgctcagtcagatacttagatacttgtatgctcagtcagattatatgcaacgcaggacacgctagataatatctagtaatatcatcaaccatgtgtagttaactagtggttatgattgattgttttttataagataagtttaatgctagctagcaacttaccttggtttactgcattcacgtaacaggcaggctccttgtggagtgcaacgagagagaggcaggtcgttattgcgttggactagttaactgtaaggttgagCTGACAAgatgaaaatctgtcgttctgcccctgaacaaggcaggtaacccaccgttcctaggccgtcattgaaaataagaatgtgttcttaactgactttcctagttaaataaaaggtataacattttttttttttttattaaattaaaaaaaaaaaaaaaaaaaaaaaaggcaaatcGGCGCACAAAAATcacgatttccgattgttatgaaaacttgaaatcggccctaattaatcggccattccgattaatcggtcgacctctaatacagaCGACAGGGAGCATACAGACCTCTCTGTCTAAGAAGAAAGCTGCATACTCTTATTTAATTACAAAGCAATGTGACAGAAACGCCCTCTATATGTAACATCATTAATTAAGATAAAAATTCTAAGTTACCAAACCCGTTGACAGGAATGGATAACACTAGAGATTCCTCCAATCAAGTTCAAGGCAGTTAGGTGGGCTGGCGCCCCCCGGGCAGTTAGGTGGGCTGGCGCCCCCCGGGCAGTTAGGTGGGCTGGCGCCCCCCGGGCAGTTAGGTGGGCTGGCGCCCCCCGGGCAGTTAGGTGGGCTGGCGCCCCCCGGGCAGTTAGGTGGGCTGGCGCCCCCCGGGCAGTTAGGTGGGCTGGCGCCCCCCGGGCAGTTAGGTGGGCTGGCGCCCCCCGGGCAGTTAGGTGGGCTGGCGCCCCCCGGGCAGTTAGGTGGGCTGGCGCCCCCCGGGCAGTTAGGTGGGCTGGCGCCCCCCGGGCAGTTAGGTGGGCTGGCGCCCCCCGGGCAGTTAGGTGGGCTGGCGCCCCCCGGGCAGTTAGGTGGGCTGGCGCCCCCCGGGCAGTTAGGTGGGCTGGCGCCCCCCGGGCAGTTAGGTGGGCTGGCGCCCCCCGGGCAGTTAGGTGGGCTGGCGCCCCCCGGGCAGTTAGGTGGGCTGGCGCCCCCCGGGCAGTTAGGTGGGCTGGCGCCCCCCGGGCAGTTAGGTGGGCTGGCGCCACTCGGGCAGTTAGGTGGGCTGGCGCCACTCGGGCAGTTAGGTGGGCTGGCGCCACTCGGGCAGTTAGGTGGGCTGGCGCCACTCGGGCAGTTAGGTGGGCTGGCGCCACTCGGGCAGTTAGGTGGGCTGGCGCCACTCGGGCAGTTAGGTGGGCTGGCGCCACTCGGGCAGTTAGGTGGGCTGGCGCCACTCGGGCAGTTAGGTGGGCTGGCGCCACTCGGGCAGTTAGGTGAGCTGGCGCCACTCGGGCAGTTAGGTGGGCTGGCGCCACTCGGGCAGTTAGGTGGGCTGGCGCCACTCGGGCAGTTAGGTGGGCTGGCGCCACTCGGGCAGTTAGGTGGGCTGGCGCCACTCGGGCAGTTAGGTGGGCTGGCGCCACTCGGGCAGTTAGATGGGCTGGCGTCACTCGGGCAGTTAGGTGGGCTGGCGTCACTCGGGCAGTTAGGTGGGCTGGCGTCACTCGGGCAGTTAGGTGGGCTGGCGTCACTCGGGCAGTTAGGTGGGCTGGCGTCACTCGGGCAGTTAGGTGGGCTGGCGTCACTCGGGCAGTTAGGTGGGCTGGCGTCACTCGGGCAGTTAGGTGGGCTGGCGTCACTCGGGCAGTTAGGTGGGCTGGCGTCACTCGGGCAGTTAGGTGGGCTGGCGTCACTCGGGCAGTTAGGTGGGCTGGCGTCACTCGGGCAGTTAGGTGGGCTGGCGTCACTCGGGCAGTTAGGTGGGCTGGCGTCACTCGGGCAGTTAGGTGGGCTGGCGTCACTCGGGCAGTTAGGTGGGCTGGCGTCACTCGGGCAGTTAGGTGGGCTGGCGTCACTCGGGCAGTTAGGTGGGCTGGCGTCACTCGGGCAGTTAGGTGGGCTGGCGTCACTCGGGCAGTTAGGTGGGCTGGCGTCACTCGGGCAGTTAGATGGGCTGGCGCCACTCGGGCAGTTAGATGGGCTGGCGTCACTCGGGCAGTTAGATGGGCTGGCGTCACTCGGGCAGTTAGATGGGCTGGCGTCACTCGGGCAGTTAGGTGGGCTGGCGTCACTCGGGCAGTTAGGTGGGCTGGCGTC
It contains:
- the LOC120018899 gene encoding basic proline-rich protein-like, whose product is MTDKLALKVHGSWVLYGSPCEAVPETPRCLHLSSWRSSINNVNCLSDTSPPNCLGDTSPPNCLSDTSPSNCPSDTSPSNCPSDASPSNCPSDASPPNCPSDASPSNCPSGASPSNCPSDASPSNCPSDASPPNCPSDASPPNCPSDASPPNCPSDASPPNCPSDASPSNCPSDASPSNCPSDASPSNCPSGASPSNCPSDASPPNCPSDASPPNCPSDASPPNCPSDASPPNCPSDASPPNCPSDASPPNCPSDASPPNCPSDASPPNCPSDASPPNCPSDASPPNCPSDASPPNCPSDASPPNCPSDASPPNCPSDASPPNCPSDASPPNCPSDASPPNCPSDASPPNCPSDASPPNCPSDASPSNCPSGASPPNCPSGASPPNCPSGASPPNCPSGASPPNCPSGASPPNCPSGASSPNCPSGASPPNCPSGASPPNCPSGASPPNCPSGASPPNCPSGASPPNCPSGASPPNCPSGASPPNCPSGASPPNCPSGASPPNCPGGASPPNCPGGASPPNCPGGASPPNCPGGASPPNCPGGASPPNCPGGASPPNCPGGASPPNCPGGASPPNCPGGASPPNCPGGASPPNCPGGASPPNCPGGASPPNCPGGASPPNCPGGASPPNCPGGASPPNCPGGASPPNCPGGASPPNCPGGASPPNCPGGASPPNCLELDWRNL